DNA from Castellaniella sp. MT123:
GCCGCGACCCGTCCATTCGGCGTGCGTGTCCGGGTGGCGGTATTTCGGTGGAATCACGCGCTTGGCTGCCGGAGCCGCCTTGCGGGGTGCGCCGGATGTGCGACTGGGGGCCTTGTGGTCGAATGCCGCCGCAATTTCTTCAGGGGTGATGCCATAATCACGCATCGATCGGACGATCGACGTCACAACCGGTTTGCGTTGTTTGGCCTGCAAGTTCTGCAGTTGCTTTTCGATTTTCGCCTTTTCTTTTTCCAGGCGGGTTTTCTGAGAGGCGTAGCTGGTGCGTGCCATTCATTGCTCCGTGCAGAGTTGTATTTATGGCCCGGATACTTTTATATCCGGGACGGACTCAGATTTTAAGCTGATTTTCCCCCGTTTGGGGTAATTGAATAGGTACGTGGTTGATCGAATATTGAATCGTGAATTCAAGATCGACAGAGGCGGATGAAAATGCGGGACAAGACACTTTCCGTGGCAGCGGTTCAAATGGTTTCCGGACTGTCGCTTCAGGATAATTTGAAACAGGCGGCGTACTGGATCGAACAGGCTGCCCGGGGTGGGGCCTGCCTGATCGCCCTGCCGGAATATTTCTGTTTCATGGGCCGGCACGACCAGGATAAGCTGGCCTTGGCCGAAATGCCGGGGCAGGGCCCTATCCAGGCATTCCTGTCAGAGCAGGCGCGGCACCATGCGGTCTGGCTGGTGGGGGGGACGCTGCCCCTGCGCAGCCCCGATGCGCATCGAATTTACAATACCTGCCTGGTTTTCGACCCGCAGGGAAGACCCTGCGCGCGCTACGACAAAATCCACCTGTTCAACTTCCAGCGCGGGACCGAATCCTATGACGAATCCCGGGCGATCCGTCCGGGTGACGATGCGCCCCAGGTTTTCGATCTGCCGTTCGGTCGGGTTGCACTGGGGATCTGCTATGACCTGCGGTTCCCGGAATTTTTTCGGGCGCAGGGAGACGTGCGCCTGATGGTGTTGCCGGCCGCTTTCACCTGGACCACGGGTTCAGTACACTGGGAAGTGTTGCTGCGCGCGCGCGCTATCGAAAATCAGTGCTATGTCCTGGCCA
Protein-coding regions in this window:
- a CDS encoding H-NS histone family protein, with translation MARTSYASQKTRLEKEKAKIEKQLQNLQAKQRKPVVTSIVRSMRDYGITPEEIAAAFDHKAPSRTSGAPRKAAPAAKRVIPPKYRHPDTHAEWTGRGKPPRWITEAETAGTSRDTFLIEKAA
- a CDS encoding carbon-nitrogen hydrolase family protein, translating into MRDKTLSVAAVQMVSGLSLQDNLKQAAYWIEQAARGGACLIALPEYFCFMGRHDQDKLALAEMPGQGPIQAFLSEQARHHAVWLVGGTLPLRSPDAHRIYNTCLVFDPQGRPCARYDKIHLFNFQRGTESYDESRAIRPGDDAPQVFDLPFGRVALGICYDLRFPEFFRAQGDVRLMVLPAAFTWTTGSVHWEVLLRARAIENQCYVLASAQGGTHENGRRTWGHSMLIDPWGDVLSCLPEGPGLAAGTLDSDRLESVRESLPALRHRVL